In the genome of Geotrypetes seraphini chromosome 16, aGeoSer1.1, whole genome shotgun sequence, one region contains:
- the PPOX gene encoding protoporphyrinogen oxidase, translating to MQRTVVVAGGGISGLAACYHLAQSSSAPRIILLEGSSRLGGWLQSTRTEDGAVFEHGPRGIRPVGSVGKNTLNMLSELGLESEILPVPGDHSASKNRYLYVNKALHKLPSGISGLLRTIHPFSKPLIWCGLRDFTAQRGTQPDETVHEFVARRLGKEVADIAIDSLCRGVFAGDCQRLSLRSCFPMLYEAERKRRSVILGMVLAGGEKSHFDSALIRRAKKERWSQWSLRSGMEILPEALEEFLRGQGVQIHRDTPLRQLERTADNRWKITLPGGSIVADHLISAVPAKVLSQLLPRSEEPLAKELCQIEAVSVGVVNLQYDGMVLPVKGFGHLVPSFEDSILLGIVYDSVAFPDQNHRGAPSTRLTVMMGGAWFEEGIGNPDKVSQDQLLRRASEAVMSHLGICGAPTRAIVKLHKACIPQYTLGHWKRTENIFKYLKEQMLPLSVVGASYEGVSVNDCIFSARNAVEKLFQWPQ from the exons ATGCAGAGGACAGTGGTGGTGGCTGGAGGTGGGATTAGCGGGCTTGCTGCTTGCTATCACCTCGCCCAAAGCTCCAGTGCACCCAGA ATCATTCTGCTGGAAGGTAGCAGCCGTTTGGGAGGCTGGTTGCAGTCTACCCGCACAGAAGATGGAGCAGTGTTTGAGCATGGACCTCGGGGGATTCGTCCAGTTGGGTCTGTAGGAAAGAACACCCTGAATATG CTGTCTGAACTTGGTCTAGAGAGCGAAATTCTTCCAGTACCAGGGGACCATTCAGCCTCCAAAAACCGTTACCTGTATGTGAACAAAGCGTTACACAAACTACCCTCTGGTATCAG TGGACTTTTAAGGACCATCCATCCCTTCAGCAAGCCATTGATCTGGTGTGGACTCCGTGACTTCACAGCCCAGCGAGGAACCCAGCCCGATGAGACCGTCCATGAATTTGTGGCACGCCGCCTGGGAAAGGAG GTAGCGGACATTGCCATAGACAGCCTGTGCCGTGGTGTGTTTGCTGGAGACTGCCAGCGACTGAGTCTGAGATCCTGCTTCCCTATGTTGTATGAAGCTGAGCGGAAGAGACGCTCCGTCATCCTGGGGATGGTTCTTGCTGGAG GTGAGAAATCCCATTTTGATTCGGCTCTGATCCGCAGGGCAAAGAAAGAACGCTGGAGCCAATGGTCCCTGCGGAGTGGGATGGAGATTCTGCCAGAAGCCTTGGAAGAGTTCTTGAGAGGCCAGGGGGTGCAGATCCACAGGGACACCCCTCTGCGGCAGCTGGAGAGAACAGCAGACAACCGCTGGAAG ATCACACTGCCAGGGGGCAGCATTGTGGCCGACCATCTGATCAGCGCTGTGCCAGCTAAAG TTCTCTCACAGCTGCTTCCAAGATCTGAGGAACCATTGGCCAAAGAATTATGCCAGATTGAAGCCGTTTCCGTGGGCGTAGTGAACCTGCAGTACGATGGAATGGTGCTTCCTGTTAAG GGATTTGGACACCTGGTTCCATCCTTCGAAGACAGCATTCTCTTAGGTATTGTGTATGACTCTGTGGCCTTTCCAGATCAGAACCATCGTGGTGCTCCCTCGACCCGGCTCACG GTGATGATGGGAGGTGCCTGGTTTGAGGAAGGCATCGGCAATCCAGATAAAGTGTCCCAAGACCAGTTGCTCCGTAGGGCGTCTGAGGCAGTGATGTCACACTTGGGCATATGTGGAGCGCCAACACGAGCTATCGTTAAACTGCACAAG GCTTGCATCCCACAGTACACCCTGGGACACTGGAAACGCACAG aaaatattttcaagtACCTTAAAGAACAGATGCTGCCTCTGAGCGTTGTGGGCGCATCCTACGAGGGCGTCTCTGTGAACGACTGTATCTTCAGTGCACGGAATGCAGTGGAAAAGCTCTTTCAATGGCCGCAGTAA